The Candidatus Micrarchaeia archaeon region TTAGGCCTCACTTTCATCATTGGGATAAAAGCACTCTTGGGCGTCTTCGCTCTCAAGATGGTCAAAAGTTATTTTTTGCCAACGGATAAGTTTCTTGCCACATTTAACACACTGGACGTTAATACCAATATACTCAGACGATACATCGAATATCATACCATCTTCTAAGTCACCATTACAATATGGGCAGTTGTCTTCAGATATCGGCGCACTATGCTCTTTTGACATATCTTCACTAAACGACATGGTTAAGCCCCACTTTCAGGGTTAAGGGTGGCTTTTCTAACTGAAAAGCGAAAGGATTTCCTGTTTTTGATAGCCGCCATTGCCTTGTCAGCCGCTTGCCTTATCTTGGGACAGGTCGCGGTTTCTGGAATATGAGAATTATACTCCATCAATAGGAAACATAGAGCGTCGAATAGTTCACGGTTTTCTTCCATCAGTTCCGGCGCGACGGCGATCAGGCGGGCGTATTCCATTGCATCACCATGACCAGAACCAAGAATTTCAGCAATGATATCCTTGTTCTTATTGCGAATATAGATTTTGCCATGTAATTCATGGATGGATAGCATCATATCGGTTCTTGTTTGAGTGTTCATCTTTCTTTCCTTTCGTTTTGTGTGTTACTCGAATTTAAGCCCCGCTTCTTCAATCACTTTTTGGCTATACCTAATATCGTTTTGGGTTTCGTATTCTTCTTTACCACATTCTTGGCAAACGATACAGATTTGTTCAAAGACTTGTCCGCTTAATCTGTCTTCAATCACGACGTTCGGCAGATAAGATTTGTTGTCCACACATTGCAAGGCTTCTCTAAATGTCTCAAATTCGCCAAGAAGGGAGTCCGTGCTTTCAGCATCTTCTTTGATAATGTCTAAAGATACCATTCCATCGGTATCAGTTGTCCTTTTATACTTCTGATCATATTGGAATACCCAATACTTGTTGGGAAGCTTGCCGTCCCCAATTTGTTTCTTGTAGGTTTTCATCTTCTTTCCTCTCTTTTTAAAGTTTTCGCGTACAACTATAATACAAGCATAATCTGTGCCGGAAAGGGGAAAATTGTAACTTGTTGTAATTCAATATAGTAACTAAAATTGTCCTGATTCAAAGTGCAATAGATTGCATGGTATTTAAGGGGAATTAGTTGTAAGCTCATAAAAGATATTGGTTTATAAGGGGATGAAATGGATTGCGCATAATTGCAATGGATTGCAGAATTAAAACTACAGGTTGTGGTGTGTAGTAAAACTGGACACAAGACGTAATGTGTGTGTCCAGAAATACTACAGTAGTGTCGGAAAATACTACACTTTATTAAAATAGTGCTTGACAAATATATACCTAATGCATATATTGTTCCCATGCAAGAGCATCCTGTTGATTGCTTTGATTTTGTACTTAACCCCAAGAAACATATTAAGATACGTAGAAATAAATTATCCGATGCTGATAAGATGTTGGATGATTTTTATTTAGGGAATGAAGTTTATGAACGTTCGGATTGCAAAAAGAATGCAACGGATAGTGAAGCGCAACAAGAGATTAACTGATGTTTTGTTAACCACAAAAGAATTAGTGGAACTATATGCACGGCAACAGTTCGGAAATAAAAAAGATAATTGATTGGGCTGTCAATAAGGCGGACAATCCTGCCAATATGGCAGAAGAATTTGCTGAAAAAGCACTACAATTGGCTAATTCCATACCAGAAGATTACGGTAGTCTTAACGTGCGCAAGGTTTTAGCTTGCCAAATTCTTGACCCGACTAATGAATTGAGTATTGTAAATAAATGCGGATTACTCGATATGCCGCGACAAGCTTGGTATGATACGATATATCGCCCGGACTATGCGCCTCTCGCCGTACGTCTCGCGCTATTGCTCAAGGGTTCGCATGCCCTGACCATCACCCAACGCTTTCTGGACAACGCCCTGTACGCGGATAAAGACAAGCAATACGGCGACCGTGTATGTCAAATCAAATATCTGAACGATATGGGTATCATACGTGACACGCCCGATGCCACGTTTGCTGTATCAGTTGAAGTAACAGAACAGCAACGGCTTGACAATCAGCAGGCTGGGCTCAATAGGTTTGGGTTTATGGTTAAGACTCATAAAACTGACCGGTTGGTCGAAGATTGTGGCGAGCAAGGTAGCTCGTCCTGTGGCGAGAGCGGGGGTATATCGCCTGTGGACAATGAACCTGACATTCAAAAATAGGAATTATGCCTAAGCGGGTAGCAATCAAGCCTCGTCATCGTGATGGTCGTCGTCCGGCTAATCGTACTTACGCATGGAAGAAGGCTCATGGTTTGTTCAAAGACCGGACACCAAAGAACCCACGTAAGCCCAAGGTAGTCGAGCCCGTCTTAGAGCCTCAAGAAGACGTTGTGCCTGTTCAGGCTCCCGATATACCCATCCCCGTAGAAAAACCCGTTGTAGAGTCTCCTATGAAGCCAAGTGAGGTTCTGGGTGATGGGTTGCATAAGCTTGATGTCTCTCCGCTGGTTTTGTTTATAATCACGTATTTAGCTGCTCGTCATTTACCGGTTGATTGTGCTAAGGTTCATTTGACGTTATGTGATGCTTTGAGCAAGTTAGGTGGATCTTCCAAGATGGCGATTGATTTGGCGCGTGGTTTTGCTAAGTCTACGTATGCCAGCAAGTTTTGGCCGTTGTATTTGATTATGGAGGGTAAGTATCCTGAGATTCAGATGATAGGTCAGACGGGTGGTTCGGCTGGTGTAGCGACGAGGAACCTGACTTGGATTAAGAATGAGTTAGAGACTAACTTATTGTTACAGAGCGACTACAAGTTCAAGCGGGGTCGGGCGTGGGGTCAAGACCACATACAGGTTATCAGGTCTGATGGAAGCAAGGTAGACGTCTATTCGCGTGGTAAGGGTTGCGCTATTCGAGGTTCACGCGGTATTATCATTTGTGATGACTTGCAAGACCAGACGGACGTGGAGAGCGAAACGGTTTTAGCGGCCGATGAATTATGGTTCTTTTCTGACGTAGTGCCTATTTTGGTTCCGGGTCAACCGTTGGTTATGATAGGTTCGGCGTTGTCTCCCTTAAGTTTACTATCTAAGTGTAAGGTACACCCACAGTTTCATGTGTTGGAGTTCCCGGCGTTAGACGATACTGGTCGGTCGATTTGGGAACAAGGTCGCTCAACGGAGTGGTTGTTAGAGCAAAAGGCGTTGATGGGTGATGACTTGTTTAACGCCAACTATATGTGTAAACCGCTGGTTTCGGGTAATCCCGTCTTTAGGCGTGAGTGGTTTAGATATTACGAAAAGGGAACGGCGTTTTACGATAAGTTACGGGCTAATGGATTACATACGATTGTTGCAATGGATGCGGCCTTTTCATTACGTAAGGGGGCGGACTATACGGCTGTCGTAACGCTGGGAATGACAAGAGAGACTAATCCGAGAGCTTACGTCATGGATGTTTTCCGGGGTCAGGTCACAATACCCTCAGCGGCAGAATGGTTGTTTGGTCAAGCGGCGCAATACAATGCCAATCTTGTGTTTATAGAAACAGATAAGGTAAACCCACCCGAAGACAACGATGTCATGTTACTTGAGTTCAAGCGGGTGATGGAACAACATGGCCGGAGATTCACGTTGGACTGGGAACATCCAAAACAGGATAAGGTTAATCGTGCTTTTTCGGTACAGGGAATGTTCCAGTCGGGACGGGTGTTCTTTGATAAGAACGACAAGAACCAGATT contains the following coding sequences:
- the terL gene encoding phage terminase large subunit translates to MPKRVAIKPRHRDGRRPANRTYAWKKAHGLFKDRTPKNPRKPKVVEPVLEPQEDVVPVQAPDIPIPVEKPVVESPMKPSEVLGDGLHKLDVSPLVLFIITYLAARHLPVDCAKVHLTLCDALSKLGGSSKMAIDLARGFAKSTYASKFWPLYLIMEGKYPEIQMIGQTGGSAGVATRNLTWIKNELETNLLLQSDYKFKRGRAWGQDHIQVIRSDGSKVDVYSRGKGCAIRGSRGIIICDDLQDQTDVESETVLAADELWFFSDVVPILVPGQPLVMIGSALSPLSLLSKCKVHPQFHVLEFPALDDTGRSIWEQGRSTEWLLEQKALMGDDLFNANYMCKPLVSGNPVFRREWFRYYEKGTAFYDKLRANGLHTIVAMDAAFSLRKGADYTAVVTLGMTRETNPRAYVMDVFRGQVTIPSAAEWLFGQAAQYNANLVFIETDKVNPPEDNDVMLLEFKRVMEQHGRRFTLDWEHPKQDKVNRAFSVQGMFQSGRVFFDKNDKNQIMLMNELEMFTGDKKYHDDMVDAIVHGLRRGLVAKGKSAKPLYNPDSRRGFQDEFTGWG